AATTATAACTACCTGCCAAGCCAGGAAGATATTTATATATCGCCTTCGCAGATCAAGAAATTCGGCTTGCGCAAAGGCGATACGGTTTCCGGGTATGTCCGCCCGCCAAAAGAAGGGGAGAGGTTCTTTGCTCTTTTACAGGTCAAAGCCGTAAACAAAAGCGAACCTGAAAAAGTGCGTGAAAGAATGTATTTTGATGACCTTACCCCGCTTTATCCTTCTGAAAGGCTTCGCCTTGAAACTTCAAAGGACGATGTGCTCACCAGGGTAATCGATTTGATAGCACCTATCGGCAAAGGCCAAAGAGCGCTTATCAACGCTCCGCCCAGAACCGGTAAAACAGTTATGCTCCAAAAAATAGCAAACTCAATATCAATAAACTCGCCTGAAGTAGATTTACTTATTCTTCTGATTGATGAAAGGCCGGAAGAAGTTACGGATATGCAGCGTTCAGTTAAAGGAGAAGTTATTGCTTCAACTTTTGATGAACCTGCTGACAGGCATGTTCAGGTAGCTGAAATGGTGATTGAAAAAGCCAAAAGGCTTGTGGAACACGGCAGGGATGTAGTAGTTCTGCTGGATTCTATCACCAGGCTGGCAAGAGCCTATAATACAATAACCCCGGCAAGCGGAAGAGTGCTTTCCGGAGGTATCGATGCTACCGCGCTTCAGAGGCCTAAAAGGTTCTTTGGCGCAGCCAGGAAAATTGAACAGGGCGGCAGCCTTACGATAATCGGCACGGCGCTTGTAGAGACCGGAAGCCGTATGGATGAAGTTATTTTTGAGGAATTCAAAGGCACCGGCAATATGGAGATTTATCTTGACCGTAAGTTAGCCGACAGAAGAATATTCCCTTCAATAGATATCACGCGTTCAGGAACCAGGAAAGAAGAATTACTGCTTGACCCTGAAGAATTAAACAAAGTATGGATCCTGCGCAAAATATTAAGCTCGCTTAATTCAATCGAAGGCATGGAGCTATTGCTGGAAAAAATTTCAGTAACAAAGTCAAATAAAGATTTTTTAAAATCCATGGAAATGTCTTCAATCGATAAATAGATTTCAAATTTGAAATTTCAGATTTGAATAATCAAGATTATTGTTGTATAATACACTAGAATTTAAAATCAGGAGACAAAAAAATGAAAGAGGGAATTCATCCAAACTACGTTGAATCAAAAGTTTCCTGCGCATGCGGGAATAGCTTTATAACCCGTTCAACCAAACCGGTTATTAAGGTTGATATCTGTTCGTCATGCCATCCGTTTTTTACGGGCAAACAAAGGTTTGTAGATACGGCCGGGAGAGTAGAAAAGTTTAAAAAGAAATTTAAAGAAATAAAAATCGATACAAAAAGGGTTAAAAAGGTTAAAGCAGTCAAAGTTCCGAAGAAAAAAGCTTTTAAAGTCCTTTCCACAACACCGGATAAGAAGAAAGCAGCCCCTGGAGCAAAAGCAGAAAAGGCTAAAAAAACAGAGAAGTAGCAAAACATTAGATATTATTAAAAGACAGATCGGCACAGCAATGTATCCATCTGTCTTTTTTGTTTTTTAATAAAAAATTATGGAAACTAAATATTTTGAAGATTTAGACAATAAATGCAAAGAGCTTGAGCGGCTTATTTCCGATCAAAAAGTAATCGCCCAGGACAAAGATTACAGCAATTACCTGAAAGAACACGGTAAAATTCTTCCGGCCGTCCTTAAATACCGCGAATTTAAGAATTCAAACGATCAAATTGAAAGCCTTGCCATACTTGATGATGAAGAGTTGAAACAACTTGCTGAGGAAGAAATTAAAACCATTGGGATTACAAAAAAACAGCTCGAAACAGAACTAAATGAATATTTCAAAAATAAGGATAAACAGGATCTCGCAATAAACAGTGTAATTATGGAAATACGCGCAGGTACCGGCGGCGATGAAGCGGCCCTGTTTGCGGCAGACCTTTTCAGGATGTATGCAAGGTACTTCGAGAGAAAAGGTTATAAAATGGAATCGTTAAGTTCTCATGCCACCGGTTTAAAAGGTTTTAAAGAAATCATAGTAGGCGTCGAAGCAGATAATATTTATGATATTTTGCAGTATGAAAGCGGCACGCACCGGGTCCAGCGCATCCCTTCGACAGAATCTTCCGGCCGCATTCATACCAGCACGGCAACAGTTGCTATTTTGCCGGAACCGAAAGAAATAGACATGGAAATCAAACCCGAAGACCTGAAGATTGATACTTTCCGCGCTTCCGGGCACGGCGGCCAGCACCTCCAGAAAACAGATTCCGCAGTAAGAATTACTCATTTACCCTCAGGCATAGTTTGTTCCTGCCAAGACGAACGATCGCAGGGGCGCAACAGGCAAAAAGCTTATAAACTATTGCTTGTACGCTTAAGCGAAATGAAAACAAAAGCCCAGGACAGCGAAATTGGCGACGCAAGAAGGGCCCAGATCGGCAGTGCAAAAAGGTCTGAAAAAATACGGACTTATAATTACCCGCAAAACCGCATAACCGACCACCGGGCCGGTGTAACCATACATAACCTCGAAAATATACTTGAAGGCGACTTGGATGAGTTCTTAAAACAGATAAAAACCGGCATTGCAAATAAGAAAGAAGATTCAAGTCAGTCTGACCTGAACGACGAGGAATAATAAATGATAACTATTAACGAATTAATCGAAAAAGGTTCAAAACTTCTCTCAAAGAAAGGTGTTGAAGAATCTGAATTGGATGCCCAGGTTATCCTTGCTGACGAATTAAAATGCGACAGGTTAAAACTGATAATGGATTATAATAAAGAAGTTAACCAGGAAATCGCAAAAAATTACAACAAAAAAATAGTTCAACGGGCAGCGCGAATCCCGCTTAGTTATATCATCGGGAGAAAAGAATT
This sequence is a window from Elusimicrobiota bacterium. Protein-coding genes within it:
- the prfA gene encoding peptide chain release factor 1; amino-acid sequence: METKYFEDLDNKCKELERLISDQKVIAQDKDYSNYLKEHGKILPAVLKYREFKNSNDQIESLAILDDEELKQLAEEEIKTIGITKKQLETELNEYFKNKDKQDLAINSVIMEIRAGTGGDEAALFAADLFRMYARYFERKGYKMESLSSHATGLKGFKEIIVGVEADNIYDILQYESGTHRVQRIPSTESSGRIHTSTATVAILPEPKEIDMEIKPEDLKIDTFRASGHGGQHLQKTDSAVRITHLPSGIVCSCQDERSQGRNRQKAYKLLLVRLSEMKTKAQDSEIGDARRAQIGSAKRSEKIRTYNYPQNRITDHRAGVTIHNLENILEGDLDEFLKQIKTGIANKKEDSSQSDLNDEE
- the rpmE gene encoding 50S ribosomal protein L31, whose product is MKEGIHPNYVESKVSCACGNSFITRSTKPVIKVDICSSCHPFFTGKQRFVDTAGRVEKFKKKFKEIKIDTKRVKKVKAVKVPKKKAFKVLSTTPDKKKAAPGAKAEKAKKTEK
- the rho gene encoding transcription termination factor Rho, which codes for MDITALNKLTLTDLNKMAKEMKIESLSGLRKQEIIVKILEVQAKENGLIYNEGVLEVLPDGFGFLRSTNYNYLPSQEDIYISPSQIKKFGLRKGDTVSGYVRPPKEGERFFALLQVKAVNKSEPEKVRERMYFDDLTPLYPSERLRLETSKDDVLTRVIDLIAPIGKGQRALINAPPRTGKTVMLQKIANSISINSPEVDLLILLIDERPEEVTDMQRSVKGEVIASTFDEPADRHVQVAEMVIEKAKRLVEHGRDVVVLLDSITRLARAYNTITPASGRVLSGGIDATALQRPKRFFGAARKIEQGGSLTIIGTALVETGSRMDEVIFEEFKGTGNMEIYLDRKLADRRIFPSIDITRSGTRKEELLLDPEELNKVWILRKILSSLNSIEGMELLLEKISVTKSNKDFLKSMEMSSIDK